Proteins from a single region of Esox lucius isolate fEsoLuc1 chromosome 13, fEsoLuc1.pri, whole genome shotgun sequence:
- the abca2 gene encoding ATP-binding cassette sub-family A member 2 isoform X1, translated as MGFLHQLHLLLWKNVSLKRRGPWVLAFEIFIPLVLFFILLGLRQKKPAIPVKEVSFYSAAPLTSAGIIPIMQSLCPDGQRDEFGFLQYKNSTVTQLLERISEVVLQNHLFTADRPGLGQELESLQQHLESLSTSSLDNTFDSSQAGFTVASVLKNPSVFHHFLVRNLSLSNDTASLLVSTPINLKEAFNLIFGMYPRAEPGSSLGSGGAKETTQTPADKVLQLEEKLLGAMHSLDGGLIHKALQDPTKAAHRQALLKVMSQALGLSGGGAGQRYDPQGLKEVEGVLLTGAMLEMVTCQEDGTNELSKILLVPEKQQPLLQAYRSAVCGGGEGLRAERFREMSQELRDQMDTQSLIDKLRLGQANSSAPLSRSHVGALLKDLADVERLLRDVDLLSGLARLLPKGACAGRVGPGTPTNASTAWAVNATAWGLNATETPGEDGGEEEGGGQDQEEENPHSQFSAFVQLWAGLQPILCGNNRIIEPEALKQGNMSSLGFTSKEQRNLGLLVHLMTTNPKILYAPIGSEVDKVIQKANETFEFVGNVTHYARVWLNISAQLRTYLEEGKLHHHLVWLQQLTSDLRGHPELLNGTDNELLRGLLEDNFTLPNTTTLLEQLDTIDNAACGWTHFMSKVSVDIFKGFPDEDSIVNYTLNHAYHDNISVFASVIFQTNKDGSLPPHVLYKIRQNSSFTEKTNEIRRAYWRPGPNTGGKFYFLYGFVWIQDMMERAIINTFVGHDVVEPGNYVQMFPYPCYTRDDFLFVIEHMMPLCMVISWVYSVAMMIQHIVAEKEHRLKEVMKMMGLNNAVHWVAWFITGFVQLSISVTALTAILKYGRVLLHSDIFIIWLFLSIYAIATIMFCFLVSVIYSKAKLASACGGIIYFLSYVPYMYVAIREEVAHDKITAFEKCIASLMSTTAFGLGSKYFALYEVAGVGIQWRTINQSPVEGDDFNLGLSMMMLIIDASVYGVLTWYIEAVHPGMYGLPRPWYFPLQKSYWLGSGRVETWEWPWGGRARLSVMEEDQACAMEHRRSGRIKPEVGREEMRGIEEEPSHLPLVVCIDKLTKVYKNGSKLALNKLSLNLHEDQVVSFLGHNGAGKTTTMSILTGLFPPTSGSATIYGHDIRTDMERIRQNLGMCPQHNVLFDKLSVEEHLWFYSKLKGMAEEDIRKETDKMIEDLELNNKRHSLVQTLSGGMKRKLSVAIAFVGGSRAVILDEPTAGVDPYARRAIWDLILKYKQGRTILLSTHHMDEADLLGDRIAIISHGKLKCCGSPLFLKSTYGDGYKLTLVKRQTEGQDQAAQPPPTQSPSSSSSCSPCSEARVTQFIRQFVSSSLLVSDSNTELSYVLPSEAVKKGCFERLFQALEQNLEILNLTSFGVMDTTLEEVFLKVSEEDQSLENSDADMKDSPGVSSPGKPAVAVSLASPGELQGEGPGLGAPAGASGSAQRPDVELSNLVMCSRLSQSQSSLRSSSSLGSVRGDEGGLYADFYGDYCPLFDNGQDPDSASLRDDAEEASAGPEVLEGQGSFKLEGSWLKLRQFHGLIVKRFHCAKRNTKGLFSQILLPAFFVCVAMTVALSVPSIGDLPPLILSPSQYHNYTQPRGNFIPYANEDRQEYRSKLSPDASPQKIANTLRLPSGVGATCVLKTPFNSTLDQLAQTLNPSANNSKTLAARYFDSMCLDSFTQGVPLSNFVPPPPSPAPSDDPDPRFEDGIWNFTTATPTAVREMVTSPPTLPLSIREPVRCVCSMQGTGFSCPSGVGGRPPLMKVVTGDILVDITGRNVSEYLLYTSDRLRLHRYGGLTVGNIQKSVPASFGKKTPPMVRKIAVRRSAQVLYNNKGYHSMPTYLNVLNNAILRANLPSGKGNPAAYGITLTNHPMNRTSASLSLDYLLQGTDVVIAIFIIVAMSFVPASFVVFLVAEKSTKAKHLQFVSGCDPVIYWLANYIWDMLNYLVPATCCVLILFVFDLPAYTSPTNFPAVLSLFLLYGWSITPIMYPASFWFEVPSTAYVFLIVINLFIGITATVATFLLQLFEHDKDLKLVNSYLKSCFLIFPNYNLGHGLMEMAYNEYINEYYAKIGQFDKIKSPFEWDIVTRGLVAMTIEGFVGFFITILCQYNFLRKPSRVPVSSQPIDDDDMDVACERRRVLRGDADNDMLKIDNLTKVYKSRKMGPILAVDRLCLGVRPGECFGLLGVNGAGKTTTFKMLTGDESTTGGEAFIGGNSILRELLRVQQSIGYCPQFDALFEDLTAREHLELYTRLRGIPWKDEDRVVSWALDKLELTKYADKPAGTYSGGNKRKLSTAIALIGYPSLIFLDEPTTGMDPKARRFLWNLIIDIIKTGRSVVLTSHSMEECEALCTRLGIMVNGRFKCLGSIQHLKNRFGDGYMITVRTKTSCNVKEVVRFFNRNFPEAVLKERHHTKVQFQLKSERISLAQVFSKMEQVVEVLGIEDYSVSQTTLDNVFVNFAKKQSDNLEQQESSPPGGGQSPLQRLLTLLRPRPANTELSALVSEEPEELESDDDEGLISFEEERVQLSFNTDTLC; from the exons GCATTCAACCTGATTTTTGGCATGTACCCCAGAGCTGAACCAGGTAGTAGTCTGGGTTCTGGAGGTGCAAAAGAGACTACACAAACTCCTGCAGACAAGGTCCTTCAACTGGAG GAGAAGCTGCTGGGAGCCATGCATAGTCTTGATGGAGGATTGATCCACAAAGCTTTACAAGACCCAACCAAAGCGGCGCATAGGCAGGCCCTCCTCAAAGTCATGTCCCAGGCCTTAGGCCTGTCAGGAGGGGGAGCTGGCCAGAGATATGATCCTCAGGGACTAAAGGAGGTGGAG GGAGTTCTCCTGACTGGTGCCATGTTGGAAATGGTAACATGTCAGGAGGACGGGACCAATGAGCTGAGCAAGATCCTACTGGTTCCCGAGAAGCAGCAGCCTCTGCTCCAGGCCTATCGCAGCGcggtgtgtgggggaggggaggggctgaGGGCTGAGCGCTTCAGAGAGATGAGCCAGGAGCTGAGGGACCAGATGGACACACAGAGCCTCATTGACAAG CTGCGTCTGGGGCAGGCCAACTCCTCGGCCCCCCTGTCCCGGTCTCACGTGGGCGCTCTGCTGAAGGACCTGGCTGACGTGGAGCGGCTCCTCCGGGACGTGGACCTGCTGTCGGGCCTGGCTCGCCTGCTCCCCAAGGGGGCGTGCGCCGGCCGCGTCGGCCCCGGAACCCCGACCAACGCCTCCACCGCCTGGGCCGTCAACGCCACCGCCTGGGGCCTCAACGCCACAGAGACCCCCGGGGAGGacgggggggaggaggagggtggaggaCAAGACCAAGAAGAGGAGAACCCTCACTCGCAGTTCTCTGCGTTCGTGCAGCTGTGGGCGGGGCTTCAGCCAATCCTCTGCGGGAATAACAG GATAATTGAGCCTGAGGCTTTAAAGCAGGGAAATATGAGCTCTCTGGGTTTTACCAGTAAAGAACAGCGCAATCTGGGCTTACTAGTGCACCTGATGACTACAAATCCCAAGATCCTCTATGCTCCCATCGGCTCAGAGGTGGACAAAGTAATTCAGAAG GCCAATGAGACGTTTGAGTTTGTGGGGAACGTGACTCACTATGCCCGGGTGTGGCTCAACATCTCCGCCCAGCTCAGGACCTACCTGGAGGAGGGGAAGCTGCACCATCACCTGGTTTGGCTGCAGCAG ctgacctctgacctgcgTGGTCATCCAGAGCTCCTGAATGGGACAGATAATGAGCTGCTGCGAGGGTTGCTGGAGGACAACTTCACCCTGCCCAACACTACGACCCTGCTGGAACAGTTAGACACCATCGACAACGCAGCCTGTGGCTGGACACACTTCATGTCCAAG GTCAGTGTGGATATTTTCAAGGGTTTCCCGGATGAGGACAGCATCGTCAACTACACATTGAATCATGCTTACCACGATAACATCTCAGTGTTTGCCA GTGTAATATTCCAGACCAACAAAGATGGCTCCCTGCCTCCTCACGTCCTCTACAAGATCAGGCAGAACTCCAGTTTCACAGAGAAAACCAACGAGATCCGACGGGCCTACTGGCGTCCTGGGCCCAACACAGGGGGAAAGTTCTACTTTCTATATGGCTTTGTGTGGATCCAGG ACATGATGGAGAGAGCCATCATTAATACATTTGTGGGCCATGACGTGGTGGAGCCTGGGAACTATGTCCAGATGTTCCCCTACCCCTGCTACACCAGAGACGA CTTCCTGTTTGTGATCGAGCACATGATGCCTCTGTGCATGGTCATCTCCTGGGTCTACTCAGTAGCCATGATGATCCAGCACATTGTAGCTGAGAAGGAGCACCGCCTCAAAGAG GTGATGAAGATGATGGGCCTGAACAACGCCGTTCATTGGGTGGCCTGGTTCATAACTGGGTTTGTCCAGCTGTCCATCTCAGTGACCGCTCTGACAGCCATCTTGAAGTACGGGCGGGTCCTCTTGCACAGCGACATCTTCATCATCtggctctttctctccatctatgCCATCGCCACCATCATGTTCTG TTTCCTGGTGTCAGTGATATACTCCAAAGCCAAGCTGGCGTCTGCCTGTGGAGGGATCATCTATTTTCTCAGCTACGTCCCCTACATGTATGTAGCCATAAGGGAGGAGGTGGCCCACGACAAGATCACCGCCTTCGAAAAGTGCATCGCT tCTTTGATGTCGACCACAGCCTTCGGCCTGGGCTCGAAGTACTTTGCCCTTTATGAGGTGGCTGGGGTTGGTATCCAGTGGCGCACCATCAACCAGTCACCCGTAGAGGGCGACGACTTCAACCTCGGCCTGTCCATGATGATGCTCATCATCGACGCTAGCGTGTATGGCGTTCTCACCTGGTATATAGAGGCGGTGCATCCAG GGATGTACGGCCTCCCTCGGCCGTGGTACTTCCCCCTGCAGAAGTCCTATTGGCTGGGCAGTGGGCGTGTGGAAACGTGGGAGTGGCCCTGGGGAGGCAGGGCCAGGCTGAGTGTCATGGAGGAGGACCAGGCGTGTGCCATGGAACACCGGCGATCTGGTAGGATCAAGCCTGAGGTTGGACGCG AGGAGATGCGTGGTATTGAAGAGGAGCCAAGTCACCTGCCTCTGGTGGTGTGTATAGACAAACTCACCAAGGTCTACAAGAATGGCAGTAAGCTGGCCCTGAACAAGCTGAGCCTCAACCTCCACGAGGACCAGGTGGTGTCCTTCCTGGGTCACAACGGGGCCGGCAAGACCACCACCAT GTCTATCCTGACAGGTCTGTTCCCGCCCACTTCTGGCTCGGCCACCATCTACGGCCATGACATCCGCACGGACATGGAGCGCATCCGGCAGAACCTGGGAATGTGTCCTCAGCACAACGTTCTCTTTGACAAGCTCAGCGTGGAGGAGCACCTGTGGTTCTACTCCAAACTCAAAGGCATGGCTGAGGAAGACATCCGCAAGGAAACAGACAA GATGATTGAGGACCTGGAGTTGAATAATAAGCGGCACAGCCTGGTTCAGACGCTGTCTGGAGGGATGAAGCGCAAACTGTCCGTGGCCATAGCGTTCGTGGGAGGCTCGCGGGCCGTTATCCTGGACGAGCCCACGGCGGGTGTGGACCCGTACGCGCGCAGGGCCATCTGGGACCTCATCCTCAAGTACAAACAGG GTCGGACCATTCTGCTGTCCACCCATCACATGGACGAGGCCGACCTGCTCGGAGACCGCATAGCCATAATCTCCCACGGGAAGCTGAAATGCTGTGGCTCCCCGCTGTTCCTCAAGAGCACCTATGGAGACGGGTACAAGCTGACCCTGgtcaagagacagacagagggccaGG ACCAGGCCGCCCAGCCTCCACCCACTCAGTCCccgtcctcgtcctcctcctgttcccccTGCTCAGAGGCCCGGGTCACCCAGTTCATCCGTCAGTTTGTCAGCTCCAGTCTGCTGGTGTCGGACTCCAACACTGAGCTGTCCTACGTGCTGCCCTCTGAAGCGGTCAAAAAAGGCTGCTTCGAGAGGCTCTTTCAG GCTTTGGAGCAGAATCTGGAAATCCTGAATCTGACCAGCTTTGGGGTGATGGACACCACCCTGGAGGAGGTCTTCCTCAAGGTCTCAGAAGAGGACCAGTCCCTGGAGAACAGCGATGCCG ACATGAAGGATTCCCCAGGCGTTAGCTCACCGGGGAAGCCTGCTGTTGCTGTGAGTCTTGCGAGTCCTGGAGAGCTGCAG GGGGAGGGGCCTGGGCTGGGTGCCCCGGCGGGGGCCAGCGGCAGTGCACAGAGGCCCGATGTGGAGCTCTCCAACCTGGTTATGTGCTCCCGGCTCAGCCAGAGCCAGTCCTCCCtgcgctcctcctcctccctgggATCCGTCCGTGGGGACGAGGGGGGTCTCTACGCAGACTTCTACGGAGACTACTGCCCCCTCTTCGACAACGGACAGGACCCCGACTCTGCCAGCCTGAGGG ATGATGCGGAGGAGGCCTCGGCTGGGCCTGAGGTGCTGGAGGGCCAGGGGAGCTTCAAACTGGAGGGCTCCTGGCTGAAGCTGCGCCAGTTTCACGGGCTCATTGTCAAGAGGTTCCACTGCGCCAAGAGGAACACCAAGGGCCTGTTCTCTCAGATTCTGCTGCCCGCATTCTTTGTCTGTGTAGCCATGACGGTCGCCCTGTCAGTGCCTTCTATCG gTGACCTACCACCACTGATCCTGTCCCCGTCCCAGTACCACAACTACACTCAGCCTCGGGGCAACTTCATTCCCTACGCCAACGAAGACCGCCAAGAGTACAG GAGTAAACTGTCGCCAGACGCCAGCCCTCAGAAGATTGCCAACACACTGCGTCTGCCCTCGGGCGTGGGCGCCACCTGCGTCCTGAAAACGCCCTTCAACAGCACCCTGGACCAGCTGGCGCAGACGCTCAACCCCAGCGCCAACAATAGCAAGACCCTGGCCGCCCGCTACTTTGACTCCATGTGTCTGGACTCCTTCACCCAGGGAGTGCCACTCTCCAACTTTGTTCCGCCTCCCCCATCGCCGGCCCCGTCCGACGACCCCGACCCTCGGTTTGAGGATGGAATCTGGAACTTCACCACTGCCACTCCTACTGCAGTCAGAG AGATGGTGACGTCTCCCCCCACCCTGCCCCTGTCCATCCGGGAGCCGGTCCGTTGTGTCTGTTCCATGCAGGGGACGGGCTTCTCCTGCCCCAGCGGAGTTGGGGGGAGGCCACCGCTCATGAAGGTGGTCACCGGAGACATTCTGGTAGACATCACCGGACGCAACGTGTCCGAGTATCTCCTCTACACATCGGACAGACTGCGCCTGCACAG ATATGGAGGACTCACGGTTGGCAACATACAGAAATCCGTCCCAGCATCCTTCGGGAAAAAGACTCCACCCATGGTTCGCAAAATAGCAGTGCGCAGATCTGCTCAG GTGCTGTACAATAATAAAGGGTACCACAGCATGCCAACCTATCTCAACGTCCTCAACAATGCCATCCTGCGCGCCAACCTGCCTTCAGGCAAGGGCAACCCAGCTGCATACG GAATCACTCTGACCAACCACCCCATGAACCGGACCAGTGCCAGCCTCTCTCTGGACTATTT GCTCCAAGGAACTGATGTGGTGATAGCCATCTTCATCATTGTGGCCATGTCCTTTGTACCAGCCAGCTTTGTAGTCTTCCTGGTAGCAGAGAAGTCCACCAAGGCCAAGCATCTGCAGTTTGTCTCCGGGTGTGACCCTGTCATCTACTGGCTGGCCAACTACATATGGGACATG CTGAACTACCTGGTGCCGGCCACATGCTGTGTCCTCATCCTGTTTGTGTTTGACCTTCCGGCGTACACGTCCCCGACCAACTTCCCCGCTGTCCTCTCGCTCTTCCTCCTCTACGG gtGGTCTATCACTCCTATAATGTACCCGGCGTCATTCTGGTTCGAGGTGCCAAGCACAGCCTACGTCTTCCTCATCGTCATCAACCTCTTCATCGGCATCACTGCCACAGTGGCCACTTTCCTGCTGCAGCTCTTTGAGCAtgacaag GATCTGAAACTGGTGAACAGCTACCTAAAGTCCTGTTTCCTCATCTTCCCAAACTACAACCTGGGTCATGGCCTTATGGAAATGGCCTACAATGAATACATCAATGAGTACTATGCTAAAATAG GTCAGTTTGACAAGATCAAGTCTCCTTTTGAGTGGGACATTGTGACACGGGGCCTGGTCGCAATGACAATCGAAGGCTTTGTAGGATTCTTCATCACCATCCTGTGCCAGTACAACTTCCTCAGGAAACCCTC GAGAGTACCAGTGAGCAGCCAGCCCATCGATGATGATGACATGGATGTGGCCTGTGAGAGACGGAGAGTGCTCCGAGGTGACGCTGACAACGACATGCTGAAGATTGACAACCTCACCAAG GTGTACAAGTCCAGGAAGATGGGGCCTATTTTAGCTGTGGACCGCCTGTGTTTGGGAGTGCGTCCTGGGGAGTGTTTCGGGCTCCTGGGTGTGAACGGAGCAGGGAAGACCACCACCTTTAAGATGCTGACTGGAGACGAGAGCAccacaggaggagaggccttCATAGGGGGGAACAG TATCCTGAGGGAGCTGTTGAGAGTGCAACAGAGCATCGGCTATTGCCCCCAGTTTGACGCCCTGTTCGAAGACCTGACAGCCAGGGAGCACCTGGAGCTGTACACACGCCTCCGAGGCATACCCTGGAAGGACGAGGACCGG GTGGTCTCCTGGGCCCTGGATAAACTTGAGCTGACCAAGTATGCCGACAAGCCGGCCGGCACCTACAGCGGGGGGAACAAACGCAAGCTGTCCACCGCCATCGCGCTCATCGGATACCCCTCTCTCATTTTTCTG GACGAACCAACCACTGGGATGGACCCAAAGGCCCGGAGATTCCTCTGGAACCTCATCATTGACATCATCAAGACAGGACGCTCCGTGGTGCTGACCTCACACAG tatGGAGGAATGtgaggctctgtgcaccaggcTGGGCATCATGGTCAACGGCAGGTTCAAATGCCTGGGCAGCATCCAGCACCTCAAGAACAG GTTTGGTGATGGCTACATGATCACAGTACGAACTAAGACCAGCTGCAACGTGAAGGAGGTGGTGAGATTCTTCAACAGGAACTTCCCTGAGGCTGTACTAAAG GAGCGCCACCACACTAAGGTCCAGTTCCAGCTCAAGTCTGAAAGGATCTCCTTGGCCCAGGTGTTCAGTAAGATGGAGCAGGTGGTGGAGGTGTTGGGAATAGAGGACTACTCTGTCAGCCAGACCACACTGGACAAC GTGTTTGTGAACTTCGCCAAAAAGCAGAGTGACAACCTGGAGCAGCAGGAGAGCTCCCCCCCCGGTGGAGGCCAGTCGCCACTGCAGCGCCTGCTGACCCTTCTCCGGCCCCGGCCAGCTAATACTGAGCTCAGCGCCCTGGTCAGTGAAGAGCCGGAAGAACTGGagagtgatgatgatgagggtCTTATTAGCTTTGAGGAGGAGCGG GTGCAGCTCTCCTTCAACACAGATACACTCTGTTAA